From Streptomyces sp. TLI_053, a single genomic window includes:
- a CDS encoding TAXI family TRAP transporter solute-binding subunit, whose protein sequence is MASRTSSRLGTAARRPLWRIVAALVLVLAGLGGWWLSESRSPGYPRGETRLATGVQRGVYDRYGQLLDAQLARAMPGVRLELDNSEGSIDNLRRVTSGRDDFAIATADAVAQYTGPGREKLRAIARLYDDYLQLIVPADSPVRRASDLKGLRVGVGQPLSGVNLVTRRLLAAAGLDPDHDIVQAPLGIGDAADGLRRGEVDAFFWSGGLPTSALTDLSEHVRIRIVPLGDLAESVHKVEGGGTDAYRAATMPKGTYPNAEPQDAVATVAVPNLLITRADVDDDLVQGITRAVIDSRDQIGAQVHAAQLVDLRTAVYTDPLPLHEGAARYYRSVKP, encoded by the coding sequence ATGGCCTCCCGCACCTCCTCCCGACTCGGCACCGCCGCGCGCCGACCGCTGTGGCGGATCGTGGCGGCGCTCGTCCTGGTGCTGGCCGGCCTGGGCGGCTGGTGGCTGTCGGAGAGCCGCTCCCCCGGCTACCCGCGCGGCGAGACCCGCCTGGCCACCGGTGTCCAGCGCGGGGTGTACGACCGGTACGGACAGCTGCTGGACGCCCAGCTGGCCAGGGCGATGCCCGGGGTCCGGCTGGAGCTCGACAACTCCGAGGGCTCGATCGACAACCTCCGCCGGGTCACCTCCGGCCGGGACGACTTCGCGATAGCCACCGCGGACGCCGTGGCCCAGTACACCGGCCCCGGCCGGGAGAAGCTGCGGGCCATCGCCCGGCTCTACGACGACTACCTGCAGCTGATCGTGCCGGCCGACTCCCCGGTGCGCCGGGCCTCCGACCTCAAGGGCCTGCGGGTCGGCGTCGGCCAGCCGCTCTCGGGCGTCAACCTGGTCACCCGGCGGCTGCTGGCCGCGGCCGGGCTGGACCCGGACCACGACATCGTCCAGGCCCCGCTGGGCATCGGCGACGCCGCCGACGGGTTGCGGCGCGGGGAGGTGGACGCCTTCTTCTGGTCCGGCGGCCTGCCGACCAGCGCGCTCACCGACCTGTCCGAGCACGTCCGGATCCGGATCGTGCCGCTGGGCGACCTGGCCGAGTCGGTCCACAAGGTCGAGGGCGGCGGCACCGACGCCTACCGGGCGGCCACCATGCCCAAGGGCACCTACCCCAACGCCGAGCCCCAGGACGCGGTCGCCACCGTCGCCGTGCCCAACCTGCTGATCACCCGCGCCGACGTGGACGACGACCTGGTCCAGGGCATCACCCGCGCCGTGATCGACAGCCGCGACCAGATCGGCGCCCAGGTCCACGCCGCCCAGCTGGTCGACCTGCGCACCGCCGTCTACACCGACCCGCTCCCGCTGCACGAGGGTGCCGCCCGCTACTACCGCTCGGTCAAGCCCTGA
- a CDS encoding HAMP domain-containing sensor histidine kinase, with translation MRTRLLGILIALMLCVLAALGMPLAAAFAAAEQSRVVVDRLDDAARFAQDLPTSGVSGLESALKGDPRPAPGDLSRRHALDAEVVRYHELYGVRIGIFQRDGVPIAVAPADWRVPASGWADQAFQEALDGRRSHNPPQVWPWTPDRTLTVATPVVRDGDVVAVVLSDSPTGALRTRVLRQWLVIGAGEAAAMIVAVLLAARLTEWVLRPVRTLDRATHDIATGRMNARVAPGGGPPELQRLARSFNEMADHVVLALDQQKAFVADASHQLRNPLAALLLRVEVLGLELPEGHDEELGGVREEGVRLARVLDDLLGLATAEHARPEPEPTDLAVLTLARVDAWRPLAGQRGIELVWEGPALALGLADPIGFGSALDAVVDNALKFGPPGSRVRVLVAVRREEVAVTVSDQGPGLTEEELARAGDRFWRSTRHQNVDGSGLGLSIATTLLQAAGGSLTFGTAVPHGLAVTLAVPRAADKRG, from the coding sequence GTGCGCACCCGCCTCCTCGGCATCCTGATCGCGCTGATGCTCTGTGTGCTCGCCGCGCTCGGAATGCCGCTCGCCGCGGCGTTCGCGGCCGCCGAACAGAGCCGGGTGGTGGTCGACCGCCTGGACGACGCCGCCCGGTTCGCCCAGGACCTGCCGACCTCCGGCGTCTCCGGCCTCGAGTCGGCGCTCAAGGGCGACCCCCGGCCCGCCCCCGGCGACCTCAGCCGCCGCCACGCGCTGGACGCCGAGGTGGTGCGCTACCACGAGCTGTACGGGGTGCGGATCGGCATCTTCCAGCGCGACGGCGTACCGATCGCGGTGGCCCCGGCCGACTGGCGGGTGCCCGCCAGCGGCTGGGCCGACCAGGCCTTCCAGGAGGCGCTCGACGGCCGGCGCAGCCACAACCCGCCGCAGGTCTGGCCGTGGACCCCGGACCGGACGCTCACCGTCGCCACCCCGGTGGTCCGCGACGGCGACGTGGTCGCGGTGGTGCTCAGCGACTCCCCGACCGGTGCGCTGCGCACCCGGGTCCTGCGCCAGTGGCTGGTCATCGGGGCCGGGGAGGCCGCCGCGATGATCGTCGCCGTGCTGCTCGCGGCCCGGCTGACCGAATGGGTGCTGCGCCCGGTCCGCACCCTGGACCGGGCCACCCACGACATCGCCACCGGCCGGATGAACGCCAGGGTGGCGCCGGGCGGCGGACCGCCCGAGCTGCAGCGGCTCGCCCGCTCGTTCAACGAGATGGCCGACCACGTGGTGCTCGCCCTGGACCAGCAGAAGGCCTTCGTCGCCGACGCCTCGCACCAGCTGCGCAATCCGCTGGCGGCACTGCTGCTGCGGGTCGAGGTGCTGGGTCTGGAGCTGCCCGAGGGCCACGACGAGGAGCTCGGCGGGGTCCGCGAGGAGGGCGTCCGGCTGGCCCGGGTACTGGACGACCTGCTCGGGCTGGCCACCGCCGAGCACGCCCGCCCCGAACCCGAGCCCACCGACCTGGCCGTGCTCACCCTGGCCCGGGTGGACGCCTGGCGTCCGCTGGCCGGGCAGCGCGGGATCGAGCTGGTCTGGGAGGGCCCGGCACTGGCGCTCGGCCTGGCCGACCCGATCGGCTTCGGCAGCGCGCTGGACGCGGTGGTCGACAACGCGCTCAAGTTCGGCCCGCCCGGCAGCCGGGTGCGGGTGCTGGTCGCGGTGCGCCGCGAGGAGGTCGCGGTGACCGTCTCGGACCAGGGGCCGGGCCTCACCGAGGAGGAGCTGGCCCGGGCCGGCGACCGCTTCTGGCGCAGCACCCGCCACCAGAACGTGGACGGCTCGGGTCTCGGCCTGTCGATCGCCACCACCCTGCTCCAGGCCGCCGGCGGCTCGCTCACGTTCGGCACCGCCGTCCCGCACGGCCTCGCCGTGACCCTCGCCGTCCCCCGCGCCGCCGACAAGCGCGGCTGA
- a CDS encoding response regulator transcription factor: protein MRLLLVEDDERVAAALVAVLGRHGFQVRHARSGHEALDALVPDGNEPYRVVLLDLGLPDRDGFEVCSRIRAGSGVPVIMVTARADIRSRIHGLNLGADDYVTKPYDMGELLARIHAVARRGAAPAAATAPAPDAVPQQRGPLESRGIVIDRERRRVSVDGRDVPLTRKEFDLLALLAQSPGVVYRREQIFSEVWRSGWEGNGRTLEVHIGSLRTKLALPGLVEAVRGVGYRLIPECPAPAADSPPPARAEH from the coding sequence ATGCGACTGCTGCTCGTCGAGGACGACGAACGCGTGGCCGCCGCGCTGGTCGCGGTCCTGGGCCGGCACGGCTTCCAGGTCCGGCACGCCCGCAGCGGGCACGAGGCCCTGGACGCCCTGGTGCCGGACGGCAACGAGCCGTACCGGGTGGTCCTGCTCGACCTCGGGCTGCCCGACCGGGACGGCTTCGAGGTCTGCAGCCGGATCCGGGCCGGCAGCGGCGTACCGGTGATCATGGTGACCGCGCGGGCCGACATACGCTCCCGGATCCACGGCCTCAACCTGGGCGCCGACGACTACGTCACCAAGCCCTACGACATGGGCGAGCTGCTCGCCCGGATCCACGCCGTCGCCCGCCGCGGCGCCGCGCCCGCCGCCGCCACCGCGCCCGCCCCGGACGCCGTCCCGCAGCAGCGCGGCCCGCTGGAGTCCCGCGGCATCGTGATCGACCGCGAGCGCCGCCGGGTCAGCGTCGACGGCCGGGACGTGCCGCTCACCCGCAAGGAGTTCGACCTGCTGGCGCTGCTCGCCCAGAGCCCCGGCGTGGTCTACCGCCGCGAGCAGATATTCAGCGAGGTCTGGCGCAGCGGCTGGGAGGGCAACGGCCGCACCCTGGAGGTGCACATCGGCTCGCTGCGCACCAAGCTCGCCCTGCCCGGCCTGGTCGAGGCCGTCCGCGGCGTGGGCTACCGGCTGATCCCGGAATGCCCAGCGCCCGCCGCCGACAGCCCGCCCCCGGCCCGCGCGGAGCACTGA
- a CDS encoding amino acid ABC transporter ATP-binding protein, with translation MSTSLDQDSRADAAPLVVLRNVNKHFGALHVLQDIDLEIKQGEVVVLIGPSGSGKSTLCRTINRLETVDSGTITIDGRPLPAEGRELARLRAEVGMVFQSFNLFAHKTVLENVVLGQVKVRGIAKDQAVRTAEELLERVGVGAQASKYPAQLSGGQQQRVAIARALAMNPKVMLFDEPTSALDPEMINEVLEVMRQLAADGMTMVVVTHEMGFARSAANRVLFMADGRIVEQNTPEAFFTAPRSERAKDFLSKILHH, from the coding sequence ATGAGCACGAGCCTCGACCAGGACTCCCGCGCCGACGCCGCTCCCCTGGTGGTCCTGCGCAACGTCAACAAGCACTTCGGTGCGCTGCACGTCCTCCAGGACATCGACCTGGAGATCAAGCAGGGCGAGGTGGTCGTCCTGATCGGCCCCTCCGGCTCCGGCAAGTCCACGCTGTGCCGGACGATCAACCGGCTGGAGACCGTCGACTCCGGCACGATCACCATCGACGGCCGCCCGCTGCCCGCCGAGGGCCGGGAGCTGGCCCGGCTGCGGGCCGAGGTCGGCATGGTCTTCCAGAGCTTCAACCTGTTCGCCCACAAGACCGTGCTGGAGAACGTGGTCCTCGGCCAGGTGAAGGTCCGCGGCATCGCCAAGGACCAGGCCGTGCGGACCGCCGAGGAACTGCTGGAGCGGGTCGGCGTCGGCGCCCAGGCGTCGAAGTACCCGGCCCAGCTGTCCGGCGGCCAGCAGCAGCGCGTCGCGATCGCCCGGGCGCTGGCGATGAACCCCAAGGTGATGCTCTTCGACGAGCCCACCTCGGCACTCGACCCCGAGATGATCAACGAGGTGCTGGAGGTCATGCGCCAGCTGGCCGCCGACGGCATGACGATGGTCGTCGTCACCCACGAGATGGGCTTCGCCCGCTCCGCCGCCAACCGGGTGCTGTTCATGGCGGACGGCCGGATCGTCGAGCAGAACACCCCCGAGGCGTTCTTCACCGCACCGCGCTCCGAGCGCGCCAAGGACTTCCTCTCCAAGATCCTGCACCACTGA
- a CDS encoding glutamate ABC transporter substrate-binding protein, with amino-acid sequence MRTRRTFAVALCAIALTATAACGKDGTPGAANTSSGGSAAPALPTYTVKTDVKVDSAVLAEARKRGQLIIGAKSDQPFLGWEDLASGDRSGFDIEIAKMVAADLGFTPQQIKWQTLVSSQREPAISKGQIDFYVGTYSINDERKKTVSFAGPYYVAGQDLLVKSDNTAITGPDSLNGKNVCTATGSTSIKNIEKYSPKITQFDTYSACVEKLMSGEVDAVTTDDAILKGYASKYSPKLKVVGQPFTKENYGVGLGKDDKALRDAISDALKAHQDNGDWKKAYDATLGLSGAAAPQPPALDRY; translated from the coding sequence ATGAGGACTCGTCGCACCTTCGCCGTCGCGCTCTGCGCCATCGCGCTCACCGCCACCGCCGCCTGCGGCAAGGACGGCACGCCCGGCGCCGCCAACACCTCGTCCGGCGGCAGCGCCGCCCCCGCGCTGCCCACCTACACCGTGAAGACCGACGTCAAGGTCGACTCGGCCGTGCTGGCCGAGGCCAGGAAGCGCGGCCAGCTGATCATCGGCGCCAAGTCCGACCAGCCGTTCCTCGGCTGGGAGGACCTCGCCAGCGGCGACCGCAGCGGCTTCGACATCGAGATCGCCAAGATGGTCGCCGCGGACCTCGGCTTCACCCCGCAGCAGATCAAGTGGCAGACCCTGGTCTCCTCGCAGCGCGAGCCGGCCATCTCCAAGGGCCAGATCGACTTCTACGTCGGCACCTACAGCATCAACGACGAGCGCAAGAAGACCGTCTCCTTCGCCGGCCCGTACTACGTCGCCGGCCAGGACCTGCTGGTGAAGTCCGACAACACCGCGATCACCGGCCCGGACTCGCTCAACGGCAAGAACGTCTGCACCGCCACCGGCTCCACCTCGATCAAGAACATCGAGAAGTACTCGCCGAAGATCACCCAGTTCGACACCTACTCGGCCTGCGTCGAGAAGCTGATGTCGGGCGAGGTGGACGCGGTCACCACGGACGACGCCATCCTCAAGGGCTACGCCTCGAAGTACTCGCCCAAGCTCAAGGTGGTCGGCCAGCCGTTCACCAAGGAGAACTACGGCGTCGGCCTGGGCAAGGACGACAAGGCGCTGCGCGACGCGATCAGCGACGCGCTCAAGGCCCACCAGGACAACGGCGACTGGAAGAAGGCCTACGACGCCACCCTCGGGCTCTCCGGCGCCGCCGCCCCGCAGCCGCCGGCGCTCGACCGCTACTGA
- a CDS encoding amino acid ABC transporter permease — translation MGFLFENGNFALFRDGFLQTIELSALSALLALLLGTLLAAFRVSPVPVLRAFGTGWVTIFRNTPLTVLFFAVTFGLPPLGVHFSHLVFAVLALGSYTAAFVCEVLRSGINTVPIGQAEAARSLGLTFGQTLTQIVLPQAARTVLAPMSSVFIALPRNSAIAGAFSVGELYSVQQGFSDGDGYSIFAIFFWVACAYLLISAAVALLFRFLESRLAVAR, via the coding sequence ATGGGCTTCCTGTTCGAGAACGGCAACTTCGCGCTGTTCCGCGACGGCTTCCTGCAGACGATCGAGCTGAGCGCGCTCAGCGCGCTGCTCGCCCTGCTGCTGGGCACCCTGCTGGCGGCCTTCCGGGTCTCCCCCGTCCCCGTCCTCCGTGCCTTCGGCACCGGCTGGGTGACGATCTTCCGCAACACCCCGCTGACCGTGCTGTTCTTCGCCGTGACCTTCGGCCTGCCGCCGCTCGGGGTGCACTTCAGCCACCTCGTGTTCGCGGTGCTGGCGCTCGGCAGCTACACCGCGGCGTTCGTCTGCGAGGTGCTGCGCTCGGGCATCAACACGGTCCCGATCGGTCAGGCCGAGGCGGCCCGCAGCCTCGGCCTGACCTTCGGCCAGACCCTGACCCAGATCGTCCTGCCGCAGGCGGCCAGGACGGTGCTGGCCCCGATGAGCAGCGTCTTCATCGCGCTGCCGAGGAACTCGGCGATCGCCGGCGCGTTCAGCGTCGGCGAGCTGTACAGCGTCCAGCAGGGCTTCTCCGACGGGGACGGCTACTCGATCTTCGCGATCTTCTTCTGGGTCGCCTGCGCCTACCTGCTGATCAGTGCCGCCGTCGCCCTGCTGTTCCGTTTCCTGGAGTCCCGACTGGCGGTGGCCCGATGA
- a CDS encoding amino acid ABC transporter permease, whose product MSNLFTRSATASVLYDAPGPRARNRNRIFGVLSLLGIAGLAWYVFITLNDNGQFEAGLWDAFQYTTIQQRIVDGLVATLKAFGLAAVFSLVLGALLAAGQLSDHRPVRWVCVSVVQFFRAMPLLILIVALYYGFFAKEPMWALVLGLTLYNGSVQAEIIRSGVNAVPRGQGEAAFALGMRKTQVMTTILVPQAVRSMLPTMIGQLVVTLKDTSLGAIITYHELLFVGKAIATQPLNAAGFPYIPVVLVIGPVYIAMCLLLTALARWIEARGRRGANRRTSAAA is encoded by the coding sequence ATGAGCAACCTCTTCACCCGCTCCGCGACGGCCAGCGTCCTCTACGACGCCCCCGGGCCGAGGGCGCGCAACCGCAACCGGATCTTCGGGGTGCTCTCGCTGCTCGGCATCGCCGGCCTGGCCTGGTACGTCTTCATCACGCTGAACGACAACGGCCAGTTCGAGGCCGGCCTCTGGGACGCCTTCCAGTACACGACCATCCAGCAGCGGATCGTCGACGGCCTGGTCGCGACCCTGAAGGCCTTCGGGCTGGCGGCGGTGTTCTCGCTGGTGCTGGGCGCGCTGCTGGCGGCCGGGCAGCTCTCCGACCACCGGCCGGTGCGCTGGGTCTGCGTCTCGGTGGTCCAGTTCTTCCGGGCGATGCCCCTGCTGATCCTGATCGTCGCGCTCTACTACGGCTTCTTCGCCAAGGAGCCGATGTGGGCCCTGGTACTCGGCCTCACCCTCTACAACGGCTCGGTCCAGGCCGAGATCATCCGCAGCGGCGTCAACGCGGTGCCGCGCGGCCAGGGCGAGGCGGCGTTCGCGCTCGGCATGCGCAAGACCCAGGTGATGACCACCATCCTGGTCCCGCAGGCGGTCCGCTCGATGCTGCCCACGATGATCGGCCAGCTGGTCGTCACCCTCAAGGACACCTCGCTGGGCGCCATCATCACCTACCACGAGCTGCTCTTCGTGGGGAAGGCCATCGCCACCCAGCCGCTCAACGCCGCGGGCTTCCCCTACATCCCCGTGGTCCTGGTGATCGGCCCCGTGTACATCGCGATGTGCCTCCTGCTCACCGCGCTCGCCCGGTGGATCGAGGCACGTGGCCGACGCGGCGCGAACCGGCGCACTTCAGCTGCTGCTTGA